From the genome of SAR324 cluster bacterium, one region includes:
- the rsmA gene encoding 16S rRNA (adenine(1518)-N(6)/adenine(1519)-N(6))-dimethyltransferase RsmA gives MKRKWGQHFLVRERYVQRMIELAGVQTGEQVLEIGPGRGVLTRALLEIGAFVKAVEIDPTLQDFLQQEFAGSTQFQLLCGDALELPIEELLPSSQPARIVANLPYSVATAIFFHLLPWREYWNSWSLMVQYEVAQRICATAEGGKSFGTLSLAGSLGFERKLAFEVPPEAFAPPPKVNSAVMHLLPRKSGWSKEEEHNFLEFVRRLFQQRRKTLIGNLKQQFPNWFQQEGESLEEQYLKLRPENLEFEDWRKLYEQFREHGRAFH, from the coding sequence ATGAAACGGAAATGGGGACAGCACTTTCTGGTACGGGAACGCTATGTACAGCGCATGATTGAGTTAGCTGGTGTGCAGACTGGGGAACAAGTGTTGGAAATCGGACCTGGCAGAGGAGTCCTAACCAGAGCCCTGCTGGAAATTGGCGCTTTTGTGAAAGCAGTAGAAATTGATCCAACCCTACAAGATTTTCTGCAGCAGGAATTTGCAGGATCAACTCAATTTCAATTGTTATGTGGAGATGCGCTCGAGTTGCCAATTGAGGAGCTACTTCCCTCAAGTCAACCAGCTCGAATTGTCGCCAACTTACCTTATAGTGTGGCAACAGCAATCTTCTTTCACCTGCTACCCTGGAGAGAATACTGGAATTCTTGGTCCTTGATGGTTCAGTACGAGGTTGCACAACGAATCTGTGCTACTGCAGAAGGTGGCAAATCGTTCGGTACACTCTCTCTTGCTGGAAGTCTCGGATTTGAACGTAAACTCGCTTTTGAAGTTCCCCCAGAAGCGTTTGCTCCACCTCCAAAGGTGAACTCTGCTGTCATGCATTTGTTGCCTAGAAAAAGTGGCTGGAGCAAGGAAGAAGAACACAACTTTCTAGAATTTGTGAGGCGCCTCTTCCAACAACGGCGAAAGACGTTGATAGGTAATCTGAAACAGCAGTTTCCAAATTGGTTTCAGCAGGAAGGAGAGAGTTTGGAGGAGCAGTATTTGAAGTTACGGCCCGAAAATCTGGAGTTTGAGGATTGGCGCAAGCTATACGAACAATTTCGTGAGCACGGACGTGCTTTTCATTAG